A stretch of the Porifericola rhodea genome encodes the following:
- a CDS encoding Gfo/Idh/MocA family protein codes for MSNKLNRRDFMKSTGVAGLGLGLVGGVFPAFGKNAPNEKVVVAVMGLNGRGGGLTNEIARMDGYEIAYICDVDERAVEKGIEITMKHQNQKKKPKGIKDFRKALDDKDVDAIVIAAPDHWHTPASIMALQAGKHVYVEKPCGHNPKEGEMLVDAQKKYGKIVQMGNQQRSAEESIEAINEIRKGVIGTPYFGKAWYANTRGPIGNGNSAPIPEWLDYELWQGPAPREDYQDNLIHYNWHWFKKWGTGEICNNGTHEIDICRWALGVDYPVRVSSNGGRYHYEDDWEFYDTQIANFDFEDNKTITWEGRSCNGRPVEGRGRGSAIYGTEGTMIIDRNGYELYDKDNKLVKTVTPETKNATMDTVGGDRLTALHFMNFQDAIRTGASQNSPIDEGHKSVLLCHLGNIAQEVGESLTINPKNGHIENNKEAMKMWGREYAPGWEPSV; via the coding sequence ATGTCTAATAAACTTAACCGTAGGGATTTTATGAAATCTACCGGGGTAGCCGGTCTTGGTCTTGGCCTGGTAGGAGGTGTTTTTCCTGCATTCGGAAAAAATGCACCTAACGAAAAGGTAGTAGTGGCTGTGATGGGTCTGAATGGTAGAGGTGGAGGCCTTACCAACGAAATTGCCAGAATGGATGGCTATGAGATTGCGTATATCTGCGATGTAGATGAGCGTGCTGTAGAAAAGGGTATAGAAATTACCATGAAGCACCAAAACCAGAAGAAAAAGCCCAAAGGTATTAAAGATTTTCGCAAAGCGCTGGACGATAAGGATGTAGACGCTATAGTAATAGCTGCTCCCGACCATTGGCATACACCTGCCTCTATTATGGCGTTACAGGCCGGAAAACATGTGTATGTAGAGAAACCTTGCGGCCATAACCCTAAAGAGGGAGAGATGCTGGTAGACGCCCAGAAGAAATACGGCAAAATTGTGCAGATGGGTAACCAACAGCGTTCAGCAGAAGAATCTATAGAAGCTATCAACGAAATTCGCAAAGGCGTAATAGGTACACCTTACTTTGGTAAAGCCTGGTATGCCAATACACGCGGGCCTATAGGAAATGGCAATAGTGCTCCGATTCCAGAGTGGTTGGACTACGAGCTTTGGCAAGGTCCGGCACCAAGAGAAGACTATCAGGATAACCTGATTCACTACAACTGGCACTGGTTTAAAAAATGGGGAACCGGAGAAATCTGTAATAACGGAACACACGAAATTGATATTTGCCGCTGGGCTTTAGGTGTAGACTACCCCGTACGGGTAAGCTCTAATGGTGGACGTTATCACTACGAAGACGATTGGGAGTTTTACGATACACAGATCGCAAACTTTGATTTTGAAGATAATAAAACTATTACCTGGGAAGGTAGAAGCTGTAATGGCCGCCCGGTAGAAGGTAGAGGACGTGGATCTGCAATTTACGGCACGGAAGGCACCATGATTATAGACAGAAATGGCTATGAGTTGTACGATAAAGACAACAAACTAGTAAAAACAGTGACTCCGGAAACTAAAAATGCAACCATGGATACTGTAGGAGGTGACCGCCTGACGGCCCTACACTTTATGAATTTCCAGGATGCAATACGTACAGGAGCGAGCCAGAACTCGCCAATTGATGAAGGTCACAAAAGTGTATTGCTTTGCCATTTAGGAAATATAGCTCAGGAAGTAGGTGAATCACTGACAATCAATCCTAAAAATGGTCATATAGAAAATAACAAGGAGGCTATGAAAATGTGGGGTAGGGAGTATGCTCCAGGTTGGGAACCTTCTGTATAA
- a CDS encoding DUF445 domain-containing protein, translated as MIIWTLPIIAALTGYITNYIAIKMLFHPRKKVKFLFMEIQGIFPKRQKKLAEKLGKIVAEELFSVEDVKKSLQKPGSSEEVEAVVNEKLDDFLDNRLTEIMPMLAMFMNDELKQKIKATLLAEVQLMLPELIDRFVDKIEQDVDVEKTVYEKVVNFSTDKLESILYSIMSKEFKFIELLGGVLGFIIGLIQIAILQLQ; from the coding sequence ATGATTATTTGGACGCTACCTATCATAGCCGCCCTTACCGGATATATTACTAATTACATTGCTATCAAGATGCTCTTCCACCCCAGAAAGAAGGTGAAGTTTCTATTTATGGAGATCCAGGGTATCTTTCCTAAAAGACAAAAGAAGCTGGCCGAAAAGCTGGGTAAAATTGTAGCGGAGGAATTATTCTCGGTAGAAGATGTCAAAAAAAGCTTACAGAAACCCGGAAGTTCAGAAGAAGTAGAGGCCGTGGTAAACGAAAAGCTGGATGATTTTCTGGACAACCGCCTTACTGAAATTATGCCTATGCTTGCCATGTTTATGAACGATGAACTGAAGCAAAAAATTAAAGCTACACTTTTAGCAGAAGTACAGCTCATGCTTCCGGAACTGATAGACCGCTTCGTAGACAAAATTGAGCAAGATGTAGATGTGGAAAAAACCGTTTACGAAAAAGTAGTAAACTTCTCTACCGATAAGCTGGAAAGCATACTCTACTCTATCATGAGTAAAGAATTTAAGTTTATTGAGCTACTTGGTGGTGTACTTGGCTTCATAATCGGGCTAATACAAATTGCTATTTTACAGTTACAATAG
- a CDS encoding UvrD-helicase domain-containing protein codes for MNKPFAIYRSSAGSGKTYTLAVEYLKLALQSPGAFRNILAVTFTNKATREMKGRIVEFLYELANDRNALLRQTFEASTELKGDELQERARQVLSSILHGYSYFSVMTIDSFFQKVIRAFAREMGLQAGFAIEMDQEKVLDEVIDQLLAEIGGEQQKLLQDWLVRFSEEKVESGKVWDFRRDLKQLAGELFKEDYKLLQEKTPEQDHLHYQNVLSQLKAIVKTFENSMQSFGKEGLHMMEAHGLEYTDFAYGKSGVGSYFVRLAEKTDFDPKKRALEASENIEKWATKSSKKKVQILEVVSLGLNDILLKAIRLYNNDFVLYQSALQLLKFIYAYGILQDIGKKVDQYKRENDLMLISDASVFLKNIIGKDDTPFIYEKIGSSFQHFLIDEFQDTSGMQWNNFRPLIENSLDSGLKNLVVGDVKQSIYRWRGGDWQLLLEKIQQDIPEWNTEVFNLDTNYRSTKHVVGFNNWLFATLPQLVREAISDKLEELGDAEKTWLENRADIIPRAYEDVRQKLPLHKQNTDAWPGYVHLQMLDKKLEVDDASVGWKDQVRERLPQLVEDLQDKGYALRDIAFLVRDKKAGKEVVDTFMKYKAQGLAREGYNYEVISSESLFLSSSLSVNLLIDLLRILDNQDDAIARGSAIFKYFKLKGIKAGSDQLHQAFVEVHNKGEHKGLELFPQAFVELMGYLNKLPLYELVENLIGIFELNQTHELAYLQAFQDAVLEYSGHETGDVYTFLKWWDEKGKETSVQVSEDVDAMRILTIHKSKGLQYKVVVIPFCDWELDHRPGQDNIIWTQTEQQPFDQFGLMPMRYSSRLASTYFNMDYYQEMIRAYIDNLNLLYVAFTRAEEALFTYSAPAVARNGKCPVNSVANLLYNACSQSEGEYADAWDEESRSFRLGEIVQKTEEQKETSNSLEMKYYPSERWRNRLTVRPFAKGFFAFSQQGEMIINKAIIIKDVLSRLYHSNDLAQVLEKVFFERGISQQEKIELGTTLEHILKTEPLAKWFGGTYEAVHLRMSLSNAYGTIFQPDRLMLNGNEAVVVQFHEARGDQESLRTLRGSVKVLEQMGMQVEAYLLDCQQQQALPLSSIVTVK; via the coding sequence ATGAATAAACCTTTTGCCATTTACCGATCATCTGCCGGCTCTGGTAAAACCTATACCCTGGCAGTAGAGTACCTTAAACTGGCACTACAAAGCCCCGGAGCATTTAGAAACATACTCGCCGTCACTTTTACCAATAAGGCTACCCGCGAAATGAAAGGTCGTATTGTAGAGTTTTTGTATGAGCTGGCTAACGATCGTAATGCTCTTTTGCGGCAAACTTTTGAAGCCTCTACCGAACTAAAGGGCGATGAGCTACAAGAAAGGGCCCGACAGGTATTATCAAGCATACTGCATGGCTACTCATATTTTTCGGTAATGACGATTGATTCTTTTTTTCAGAAGGTAATACGTGCCTTTGCCCGGGAAATGGGGTTGCAGGCAGGCTTTGCGATTGAAATGGATCAGGAAAAGGTGCTGGACGAGGTTATTGATCAGCTGCTGGCCGAGATAGGAGGGGAGCAGCAAAAGCTTCTGCAAGACTGGTTAGTGCGTTTTTCCGAAGAAAAGGTAGAATCTGGTAAGGTGTGGGATTTTCGCCGTGACCTGAAGCAGCTCGCCGGAGAGTTGTTTAAAGAAGATTACAAGCTTTTGCAGGAAAAAACTCCAGAGCAGGATCATCTTCACTATCAGAATGTACTCTCTCAGCTTAAAGCCATCGTAAAAACATTTGAAAACAGTATGCAAAGCTTTGGAAAAGAAGGCTTACACATGATGGAGGCACATGGGCTGGAGTATACAGACTTTGCCTACGGCAAAAGTGGGGTAGGTAGTTATTTTGTAAGGCTGGCAGAGAAAACAGATTTTGACCCTAAAAAGAGGGCACTGGAAGCATCAGAGAATATTGAAAAATGGGCTACCAAGTCTTCCAAAAAGAAAGTCCAGATCTTAGAGGTGGTGAGTCTGGGGCTGAATGATATTTTACTTAAAGCCATACGGCTATACAATAATGATTTTGTGCTGTACCAGTCAGCCCTGCAACTGCTAAAATTTATTTATGCCTATGGTATACTTCAGGATATTGGTAAAAAAGTAGATCAATACAAAAGAGAAAATGACCTGATGCTTATTTCTGATGCATCCGTATTTCTCAAAAATATTATTGGCAAAGACGATACGCCTTTCATCTATGAGAAAATAGGCAGCAGCTTTCAGCATTTTCTGATTGATGAGTTTCAGGATACATCTGGTATGCAGTGGAATAATTTTCGTCCACTGATAGAGAATAGTCTGGACTCTGGCCTTAAAAACCTGGTGGTAGGTGACGTTAAGCAGTCTATCTACCGTTGGCGTGGTGGAGACTGGCAATTGTTGCTGGAAAAAATCCAGCAGGACATTCCTGAATGGAATACTGAAGTGTTTAATCTGGATACCAACTACCGCAGTACAAAACATGTAGTGGGTTTTAATAACTGGCTCTTTGCCACTCTTCCTCAGTTGGTGAGAGAGGCTATCTCCGATAAACTGGAAGAGCTAGGCGATGCTGAAAAAACTTGGCTGGAAAACAGAGCCGATATTATACCACGTGCCTATGAAGATGTACGTCAAAAGCTACCATTGCATAAGCAGAATACCGATGCCTGGCCCGGTTATGTGCATCTGCAAATGCTGGATAAAAAGCTGGAAGTAGATGATGCTTCCGTAGGCTGGAAAGATCAGGTGCGGGAGCGCCTGCCCCAATTGGTAGAAGATCTACAGGATAAAGGGTATGCACTCCGGGATATTGCTTTTCTGGTAAGAGACAAAAAAGCTGGAAAAGAAGTGGTAGACACTTTTATGAAATACAAAGCACAGGGTCTAGCCCGTGAGGGATATAATTATGAGGTAATTTCATCAGAGTCGCTTTTTCTTAGCAGTTCTCTTAGCGTAAACCTGCTCATTGACCTGCTTCGCATATTAGACAATCAGGATGATGCTATTGCGAGAGGAAGCGCCATTTTTAAGTACTTTAAGCTTAAAGGCATAAAGGCGGGCTCAGATCAACTTCATCAGGCTTTTGTAGAAGTGCACAACAAAGGTGAACATAAAGGGCTGGAGCTTTTTCCTCAGGCATTTGTAGAACTTATGGGGTATCTCAATAAATTACCTCTATACGAGTTGGTAGAAAACCTGATCGGTATTTTTGAGCTTAACCAAACTCATGAGCTGGCTTACTTACAGGCTTTTCAGGATGCGGTACTAGAGTACAGTGGGCATGAAACTGGCGACGTATACACTTTTTTGAAGTGGTGGGATGAAAAAGGAAAAGAAACTTCCGTGCAGGTATCAGAAGATGTAGATGCAATGCGAATTCTTACCATCCATAAGTCTAAAGGCTTACAGTATAAAGTAGTAGTTATTCCATTTTGCGATTGGGAACTGGATCATCGTCCGGGACAGGATAACATTATCTGGACCCAAACAGAACAGCAGCCTTTTGATCAATTTGGGCTCATGCCTATGCGTTATAGTAGTCGTCTGGCTTCTACCTATTTTAATATGGACTACTATCAGGAGATGATCAGAGCCTATATAGATAACTTAAATCTATTGTATGTGGCTTTTACAAGGGCTGAAGAAGCACTCTTCACCTATTCCGCACCGGCTGTCGCCCGTAATGGAAAGTGTCCTGTCAATTCGGTAGCTAATTTGTTGTACAATGCCTGCTCGCAAAGTGAGGGGGAGTATGCCGATGCCTGGGATGAAGAAAGCAGGAGTTTCAGGCTGGGAGAAATCGTGCAAAAAACTGAAGAGCAGAAAGAGACCTCCAATAGCCTGGAGATGAAATACTACCCCTCTGAACGCTGGAGAAACAGGCTAACGGTCAGGCCATTTGCAAAAGGTTTTTTCGCCTTTAGTCAGCAGGGGGAGATGATCATCAATAAGGCAATTATTATTAAAGATGTGCTGAGCAGGCTCTATCACTCAAATGATCTAGCTCAGGTTTTAGAGAAAGTTTTTTTTGAAAGAGGAATAAGTCAGCAGGAAAAAATTGAGCTGGGTACAACGCTTGAGCATATCTTGAAGACAGAACCCTTGGCTAAATGGTTTGGTGGTACATACGAAGCAGTTCACCTCAGAATGTCCCTTTCCAATGCTTATGGCACAATTTTTCAGCCGGACAGACTAATGCTCAATGGCAATGAGGCGGTAGTAGTACAGTTTCATGAGGCAAGAGGAGATCAGGAAAGTCTGCGTACGCTTAGGGGAAGTGTAAAAGTGCTTGAGCAAATGGGAATGCAGGTAGAGGCCTACCTGCTGGATTGTCAGCAACAGCAGGCCCTTCCTTTATCTTCTATTGTAACTGTAAAATAG
- a CDS encoding glycoside hydrolase family 5 protein: MHYNNLYTLLFISCIFILSCKTSQEEKPMQKAEDPAYESFTIKAGTNISHWLSQSGRRGQERATFFTQADVEYLADLGFDHLRFPVDEEQMFDEAGNKEEEAFQLLHNALGWCQKNGLRAIVDLHILRSHHFNAEDKPLWTEPAAQEKFIALWRAFSAEFEQYPNGMLAYELMNEPVADDPEDWNQLVAKAFSAIRELEPERTIVIGSNRWQSADTFDELNVPANDKNILLSFHFYEPFLLTHYQASWTNLADYEGPVHYPGSIVQEDEYASLSQEMKDMIGHRLQTYHKDTLAYMMRKPIRVAQETGLPLYCGEWGVITSAPQEDRLRWYQDMKAIFEENDIAYANWDYKSDNFGLLTNEGSRNSQLLEIVSSKK, translated from the coding sequence ATGCATTACAACAACCTATATACGCTACTTTTTATTAGTTGTATTTTTATTCTTTCCTGTAAAACATCTCAGGAAGAGAAACCTATGCAGAAAGCTGAAGACCCAGCTTATGAGTCTTTTACGATTAAAGCTGGTACTAACATCTCTCACTGGCTTTCTCAAAGTGGACGCCGGGGGCAGGAAAGAGCTACTTTTTTTACACAAGCAGATGTAGAGTATCTGGCTGATTTGGGTTTTGACCATTTGCGCTTTCCCGTAGACGAAGAGCAGATGTTTGATGAGGCTGGCAATAAAGAGGAAGAGGCATTTCAACTTCTGCACAATGCGCTAGGCTGGTGTCAGAAGAATGGGCTAAGAGCTATTGTAGACTTGCATATTTTACGCTCTCACCATTTTAATGCTGAAGATAAACCCTTATGGACAGAGCCTGCTGCTCAGGAGAAGTTTATCGCGCTATGGAGAGCTTTTTCTGCTGAGTTTGAGCAGTACCCTAATGGTATGCTGGCCTACGAGCTTATGAACGAGCCCGTAGCTGACGATCCGGAAGACTGGAATCAGCTGGTAGCCAAAGCATTTTCCGCCATACGTGAGCTGGAACCAGAACGTACCATAGTAATTGGCTCTAACCGCTGGCAGTCTGCGGATACTTTTGATGAGCTTAATGTGCCCGCCAATGATAAAAACATTCTACTCAGCTTTCATTTTTACGAGCCTTTTTTACTCACACATTATCAGGCCAGCTGGACTAATCTCGCTGATTACGAAGGGCCTGTACACTATCCGGGAAGCATTGTGCAGGAAGATGAATACGCTTCTCTTTCGCAGGAGATGAAGGATATGATTGGGCACAGATTGCAAACTTATCATAAAGATACGCTAGCGTATATGATGCGTAAACCAATCAGAGTAGCGCAGGAGACCGGCCTCCCATTATACTGCGGAGAGTGGGGCGTTATTACTAGCGCGCCGCAAGAAGACCGCTTACGCTGGTATCAGGATATGAAAGCTATTTTTGAAGAAAACGACATCGCCTATGCTAACTGGGATTACAAAAGCGATAATTTCGGACTGCTTACTAACGAAGGCAGCAGAAACTCTCAACTGCTTGAGATAGTTTCTTCTAAAAAGTAA